The following are encoded together in the Campylobacteraceae bacterium genome:
- a CDS encoding fumarate reductase cytochrome b subunit — MSDLIEGYIGVTVERKKSRTPAKLDYLQSATGLILGLFMWGHMLLVSSILISKDFMYQITKLLEASFIIDGGSPLLVSATAIVIFAIFITHAALGMRKLPANFKQYQVMKAHANHMDHEDTKLWFTQAFTGFSMFFLGSIHLFIIMTNSDKIGPYASADRIWSEWMWPLYILLLLAVEFHGTIGLYRLCIKWGWFDGTDPRATRIKLKKIKKILTVFFLVLGFITLAAYMKIGYDHAPNKGERYVPSAQIIEYTTTNKRLA, encoded by the coding sequence ATGAGTGACCTAATAGAAGGCTATATAGGTGTAACCGTTGAAAGAAAAAAGAGTAGAACCCCTGCTAAACTTGATTATCTACAAAGTGCTACAGGACTAATTCTTGGTTTATTTATGTGGGGACACATGTTACTTGTCTCTTCAATTTTAATTTCAAAAGATTTTATGTATCAAATAACAAAGTTATTGGAAGCCAGTTTTATAATTGATGGCGGAAGTCCTTTATTGGTTTCGGCAACTGCTATTGTAATATTTGCAATATTTATTACCCATGCAGCTTTAGGAATGAGAAAACTTCCAGCTAACTTTAAACAATACCAAGTGATGAAAGCACATGCTAATCACATGGATCATGAAGATACAAAATTATGGTTTACACAAGCCTTTACTGGTTTTTCTATGTTCTTCTTAGGTTCTATTCATTTATTTATTATAATGACTAACTCCGACAAAATTGGACCTTATGCATCTGCTGATAGAATTTGGTCTGAATGGATGTGGCCTTTATATATTCTTTTATTATTAGCTGTTGAATTCCATGGAACAATTGGTTTATACAGACTCTGTATCAAGTGGGGATGGTTTGATGGAACTGACCCACGTGCAACAAGAATTAAACTTAAAAAGATTAAAAAAATATTGACTGTATTCTTCTTAGTATTAGGTTTTATAACCCTAGCTGCTTATATGAAAATTGGTTATGATCATGCACCTAATAAAGGTGAAAGATATGTACCTAGTGCACAAATAATAGAATATACAACTACAAATAAAAGGCTTGCATAA
- a CDS encoding fumarate reductase flavoprotein subunit codes for MKIIYCDALIIGGGLAGLRVSVAAQKKGLNAIVLSLVPVKRSHSAAAQGGMQASLGNSKMADGDNEDLHFSDTVKGSDWGCDQEVARMFVHTAPKAIRELAAWGVPWSRVKEGDREAVINAKKTTITENADRHGLITSRDFGGTKKWRTCYTADATGHTMLFSVANEALKADVDIRDRKETISLIHDNGRCYGAIVRDLITGELEAYVSKATCISTGGYGRIFKQTTNAVICEGTGQAIALETGIATLGNMEAIQFHPTPIVPSGILLTEGCRGDGGILRDVDGHRFMPDYEPEKKELASRDVVSRRMIEHIRNGKGAPSPYGDHLWLDISILGRAHIEKNLRDVQEICQIFNGIDPADEGKKGWAPVLPMQHYSMGGIRTKKTGESQTLNGLFSCGEAACWDMHGFNRLGGNSVSETVVAGMIVGNYFADYCINNDIEIKTATVQKFLDEQDEYLNEIIAYDGPENIFKIKNTMQNLMDNKVGIFRDGVRLQEAVTELEELLVKTKHINITSKERIGNPELEEAYRVPRMLKLALCAAHGALARTESRGAHYREDFLKRDDEKWLNRSITTWPNKNDTKPTLTYEKIDIMSMELPPGFRGYGAKGMIIENELSAVRQEEVDEIVEKLEAEGKDRHEIQDALMPFDLPMNYRLLNERVGDL; via the coding sequence ATGAAAATAATTTACTGTGATGCGCTCATCATTGGTGGAGGACTTGCTGGTTTAAGAGTCAGTGTTGCTGCACAGAAAAAAGGGCTAAATGCAATTGTTTTATCATTAGTACCTGTTAAACGATCACACAGTGCTGCTGCTCAAGGTGGTATGCAAGCTTCTTTAGGTAACTCTAAAATGGCAGATGGGGATAATGAAGACTTACACTTCTCTGATACTGTAAAAGGTTCAGATTGGGGATGTGATCAAGAAGTAGCAAGAATGTTTGTACATACTGCACCAAAAGCTATTAGAGAACTTGCAGCTTGGGGAGTTCCATGGTCTAGAGTTAAAGAAGGCGATCGAGAAGCAGTAATTAATGCTAAAAAAACGACTATTACAGAAAATGCAGACAGACATGGACTTATTACATCAAGAGATTTTGGTGGAACTAAAAAATGGAGAACATGTTATACAGCTGATGCTACAGGGCATACTATGTTATTTTCTGTTGCTAATGAAGCCTTAAAAGCAGATGTAGATATCAGAGACAGAAAAGAAACTATTTCATTAATTCATGATAATGGAAGATGTTATGGAGCGATTGTACGAGATTTAATAACGGGTGAATTAGAAGCTTATGTTTCAAAAGCAACATGTATTTCTACTGGTGGATATGGAAGAATCTTTAAACAAACAACTAATGCAGTAATTTGTGAAGGTACTGGGCAAGCCATTGCTTTAGAAACGGGAATAGCAACATTAGGAAATATGGAAGCTATTCAATTTCACCCAACACCTATTGTTCCTTCAGGTATTTTATTAACAGAAGGGTGTAGAGGAGATGGTGGAATCTTAAGAGATGTAGATGGTCACAGATTTATGCCAGATTATGAGCCTGAGAAAAAAGAGCTTGCTTCAAGAGATGTTGTATCAAGAAGAATGATTGAACACATTAGAAATGGGAAAGGTGCACCTTCACCATATGGAGATCATCTTTGGTTAGATATTTCTATATTGGGCCGAGCACATATTGAAAAAAACTTAAGAGATGTACAAGAAATCTGTCAAATATTTAATGGTATTGATCCAGCAGATGAAGGTAAAAAAGGATGGGCACCGGTACTTCCTATGCAACATTATTCTATGGGTGGAATTCGTACTAAAAAAACAGGAGAATCTCAAACGCTAAACGGTTTATTTTCTTGTGGAGAAGCTGCTTGTTGGGATATGCATGGATTTAACCGTCTTGGAGGAAATTCAGTATCTGAAACAGTTGTTGCTGGAATGATTGTTGGAAATTATTTTGCGGATTATTGTATAAACAATGATATTGAAATTAAAACAGCAACTGTACAAAAATTTCTTGACGAACAAGATGAGTATTTAAATGAGATTATAGCTTACGATGGGCCTGAAAATATTTTTAAAATAAAAAATACTATGCAAAATCTTATGGATAATAAAGTAGGAATTTTTAGAGATGGTGTAAGGTTACAAGAAGCAGTAACAGAATTAGAAGAATTATTAGTTAAAACAAAACACATTAATATTACTTCTAAAGAAAGAATAGGAAACCCAGAGCTTGAAGAAGCTTATAGAGTTCCTAGAATGTTAAAACTTGCTCTTTGTGCAGCTCATGGAGCACTGGCACGAACAGAGTCAAGAGGTGCACATTACAGAGAAGATTTCTTAAAAAGAGATGATGAAAAGTGGTTAAACAGATCTATTACCACATGGCCAAATAAAAATGATACTAAACCCACTCTTACTTATGAAAAAATTGATATTATGAGTATGGAATTACCTCCAGGTTTTAGAGGATATGGAGCTAAGGGTATGATTATTGAAAATGAATTATCAGCAGTCAGACAAGAAGAAGTAGATGAAATTGTTGAAAAACTTGAAGCAGAAGGTAAAGACAGGCACGAAATACAAGATGCTTTGATGCCATTTGATTTACCGATGAACTATAGACTGTTAAATGAAAGAGTAGGAGATTTATAA
- a CDS encoding fumarate reductase iron-sulfur subunit, whose protein sequence is MSIAKGREITISVLKFNPRAKSSKPGFVDYVLEETPGMTLFIALMKIREEYDPDLSFDFVCRAGICGSCGMIVNGKPVLGCRTLIANYPTGKLQVMPMPAFELIKDLSVNTGKWMDAMSVKVQSWIVTNKETDISKIEERIEPEVADEVFELDRCIECGICVASCGTKLMRPDFIGAVGLNRVARFEVDPHDNRTAEDFYELIGDDDGIFGCMSLMACEDHCPKHLPLQSKIAYLRRRLVALR, encoded by the coding sequence ATGAGTATTGCAAAAGGTAGAGAAATAACTATTTCCGTACTAAAGTTTAATCCCCGAGCAAAAAGTTCTAAACCAGGCTTTGTGGATTATGTTTTAGAAGAAACACCAGGAATGACACTTTTTATTGCTTTGATGAAAATAAGAGAAGAGTATGATCCTGATTTATCATTTGACTTTGTATGTCGTGCAGGAATTTGTGGTTCTTGTGGAATGATTGTAAATGGAAAACCTGTACTTGGTTGTAGAACATTAATTGCTAATTACCCTACAGGAAAATTACAAGTAATGCCTATGCCTGCTTTTGAATTGATCAAAGATTTATCTGTTAATACTGGAAAATGGATGGATGCTATGAGTGTTAAAGTACAATCATGGATAGTAACCAACAAAGAAACTGATATTTCAAAAATTGAAGAGCGCATTGAACCTGAAGTTGCAGATGAAGTATTTGAACTTGATAGATGTATTGAGTGTGGAATTTGTGTTGCATCTTGTGGTACAAAACTAATGAGACCTGATTTTATTGGGGCGGTTGGGCTTAATAGAGTAGCACGTTTTGAAGTTGATCCTCATGATAATAGAACAGCAGAAGATTTTTACGAATTAATTGGTGATGATGATGGAATCTTTGGTTGTATGTCTTTAATGGCATGTGAAGATCACTGTCCAAAACATTTACCATTACAAAGTAAAATTGCTTATTTACGAAGAAGATTAGTAGCACTAAGATAA